The Demetria terragena DSM 11295 sequence CCGCGGTCAGTCCTTGGAGGCCTATCGGGCACCACTCGGCGTGGTCGTCCTGATCTTCGGCGGATTGGTGTCGCTGCTGGCATACCAGATCATGCGTCGCATTGGTCGGCTCCCTGAAGAAGTGCGGATCATGCGATGAGCAGCATGCAATGGTCGTGGCCCGGTGCCGCCGTTGGCGCGATCATTGGTCTGGGCCTCATGCTGGTGCTTGCTGGTCTGCCGGTATGGCGACGCCCGGATTTGATTGCTCGCGTCGGTCCATATGTCAGCGATCGACCGCGCCCGTCCCGACTCCTCGTCGCGGCGTCGGGAGATGTCAGCGTGCATAAGGCGTTACGTCCTCTGCTGCACCGTCTCGGCGCGTTGGTGGGGCAGATCTTGGGCGGTTCGACGTCGGTACGGCGGCGCCTGGAGCGCGCTGGACAGCCCACCGATGTCGAGGGTTTCCGTGCGCAGCAGGCATTGTGGGGAGTGTTGGGTGGTCTCGCTGGCACGGTCTTTGCGACGACACGCGTGTGGAGTTCGGGAACCTCACTACCGGTGGCCGTCGTCCTGATCGCGCTGTCGGTCGGTGGGGGAGTCGTCGCACGCGACCAGAAACTCTCCCGTGATGCGTCCAAGCGGGAAGAGCGCATTCTCGCCGAGTTTCCTTCTGTGGCAGAGATGCTCGCGCTCGCCATCACCGCCGGTGAGGGAGCAGCGGCGGCGCTCGACCGGGTGACGAGGTTGTCCCGAGGCGAGTTGTCCGGTGAACTCGGTCGCTGCCTCGCAGACGCCCGGGCCGGCGCGACACTGCCGCAGGCTCTGCAGGGCCTGGCGGACCGTACCGGCATCCCGAGTCTGGCGCGCTTCGTCGACGGCATCGTGGTCGCGGTCGAACGTGGCACCCCACTCGCCGATGTCATGCGCGCGCAAGCTCAAGACGCGCGCGACGCCGGCAAACAACTGCTCCTTGAAGAGGGTGGTCGCCGGGAGATCGCCATGATGATCCCGGTGGTCTTTCTCGTGCTCCCTGTGACGATCCTCTTCGCCATATTCCCTGGTCTCAGCCTGCTCAACCTGAGCGTGTGACCGCCCAATGAAAGGAAGACCATGACAACGAACCGACTGGTGGCAGACCGCATCGTCCGGATGATGGTGGAGGCCCGCTACCGATTGCAGGCGCAGCGGGATCGTGGGGATGTCCCGGGCTGGGTCCTCATTACGTTGATGACCGCAGGCATCGTCACGCTTCTGTGGAGTGTGGCCGGGGACCTGCTGAAGAACCTCTTCACGAACGCGGTCAACGGTGTGAGCGGTCCGGGCAGTTGAACGGGCGGCGTTCTGGTCAAGAACGCCGCGAGAGGCTCGACCGTGGGTCGGCTGTTGCTGAGTACGCCATGGTGAGCGGCCTCGTGGTCGTGTTCTTCCTTGCGGCCTTCCAGCTCGGCTTCACCCTAT is a genomic window containing:
- a CDS encoding type II secretion system F family protein translates to MQWSWPGAAVGAIIGLGLMLVLAGLPVWRRPDLIARVGPYVSDRPRPSRLLVAASGDVSVHKALRPLLHRLGALVGQILGGSTSVRRRLERAGQPTDVEGFRAQQALWGVLGGLAGTVFATTRVWSSGTSLPVAVVLIALSVGGGVVARDQKLSRDASKREERILAEFPSVAEMLALAITAGEGAAAALDRVTRLSRGELSGELGRCLADARAGATLPQALQGLADRTGIPSLARFVDGIVVAVERGTPLADVMRAQAQDARDAGKQLLLEEGGRREIAMMIPVVFLVLPVTILFAIFPGLSLLNLSV